Proteins encoded together in one Deinococcus irradiatisoli window:
- a CDS encoding DUF4388 domain-containing protein: protein MLSRQAAQLEKDLRRFSRESAKWRIETTHSVAAVIGTYESFPPDLIVLEPGMIEGELETLLDYAKRHWPRTFFSLLTDKPEDTFHAAFERFGSLPIIVPGGAAEVSREIEKEMVGLVNGTLQGLMLSSFLQMMEWESKSVSVHVSTAEKWGRLHLYQGKFVSAYVHGKALSDEEAAVEILTWDNISISVERSYHNHRDVVGLPLSSLIMDAMVRKDEAALNAPPEEQLSDDELKMMNIFSEDAFELGAPEESGALTVDEQIDDDEMELYIIQNSVSVPSKEIEKKLLSKPNSHDILVGDILSIDGAVAAALVDYSSGMTLDMVGTGLDLDLAGAGMTEVVRAQKRAMELLGVRGQIEDLMVTLEQQYHLMYILPGTTLFLLVVLRKEQANLAMARYRLKAAAGGLHV from the coding sequence TTGCTCTCGCGGCAAGCCGCGCAACTTGAAAAGGATTTGCGGCGCTTCAGCCGCGAATCGGCCAAATGGCGCATCGAAACCACCCACAGTGTGGCGGCGGTGATCGGCACCTACGAGAGTTTTCCCCCAGACCTGATCGTGCTGGAGCCGGGCATGATCGAGGGCGAGCTCGAAACGCTGCTCGATTATGCCAAGCGTCACTGGCCCCGCACGTTCTTCTCGCTGCTCACCGACAAGCCCGAGGACACCTTTCACGCCGCCTTCGAGCGCTTCGGCAGTTTGCCGATCATCGTGCCGGGCGGGGCGGCGGAAGTCAGCCGGGAAATCGAGAAGGAAATGGTGGGGCTGGTCAACGGCACCTTGCAGGGCCTGATGCTCTCGAGCTTTCTGCAGATGATGGAGTGGGAGTCCAAGAGCGTCTCGGTGCATGTCTCGACCGCCGAGAAGTGGGGGCGGCTGCACCTGTATCAGGGCAAGTTCGTCAGCGCCTACGTGCACGGCAAGGCCCTCAGCGATGAGGAAGCCGCCGTCGAGATTCTCACCTGGGACAACATCTCGATCTCGGTGGAGCGCTCCTACCACAACCACCGGGATGTGGTGGGGTTGCCGCTCTCGTCCCTGATCATGGACGCCATGGTCCGCAAGGACGAAGCGGCCCTCAACGCCCCGCCGGAAGAGCAGTTGAGTGACGACGAACTCAAGATGATGAACATCTTCAGCGAGGACGCCTTCGAACTCGGCGCGCCGGAGGAAAGCGGCGCCCTGACGGTCGATGAGCAGATCGACGACGACGAGATGGAACTCTACATCATCCAGAACTCGGTCTCGGTGCCCAGCAAGGAGATCGAGAAGAAGCTGCTGAGCAAGCCCAACAGCCACGACATTCTGGTGGGCGACATCCTCTCGATCGACGGCGCGGTGGCCGCCGCCCTGGTGGACTACAGCAGCGGCATGACCCTGGACATGGTGGGCACCGGCCTGGACCTTGATCTGGCCGGTGCCGGCATGACCGAGGTGGTGCGGGCCCAGAAGCGGGCGATGGAACTGCTGGGCGTGCGCGGCCAGATCGAGGACCTGATGGTCACGCTGGAGCAGCAGTACCACCTGATGTACATCCTGCCCGGCACCACGCTGTTCTTGTTGGTGGTGCTGCGCAAGGAGCAGGCCAACCTCGCCATGGCCCGGTACCGCCTCAAGGCGGCGGCCGGCGGCCTGCACGTCTGA
- a CDS encoding sensor histidine kinase, whose protein sequence is MTDSARLRFLHTLRFRLALLYTLLALVVVGLVSALLTGKLLSDLDAQFQARLDERADRLAEAFSSGGSNLGKPATPSGGYAMIVDGAGRVIYANAGVRVYENAPFPFAGQREVPIQDLPVRTATRKLSGYGDGGFVWVGLPEDALVQARQSAWRLLWTALLGTPALMLLLGWLVGRSALSGLKQAARLADRIDPAQTVTALPLPHQEDEVYRLLTAINRLLARIDMQQAREKQLLGQIVHELGAPLTVLRASLTQAARRSGDPDVSRAALVADELTFTTQDLMQLARGQLDMKLAWHFIPASTLQGRLDRLVASTTFSGDWSGMVLCDPDRLTQALRNLLANARRAAGPDGWVEVELSETPQQVRFSVRDSGPGLPPELGERIFEPFVSGSSSSGLGLSVARQIAQAHGGELIGGNHPSGGAAFVLTLPGPELGDDEGEGESENGRTDEGRGGDEPGRPRPLPAALS, encoded by the coding sequence GTGACCGATTCAGCCCGGCTGCGCTTCTTGCACACCCTGCGCTTTCGTCTGGCGCTGCTCTACACCCTGCTGGCCCTGGTGGTGGTGGGGCTGGTCAGCGCCCTGCTCACCGGCAAGCTGCTCAGCGACCTTGACGCGCAGTTCCAGGCCCGCCTCGATGAGCGCGCCGACCGGCTGGCCGAGGCCTTCAGCAGCGGCGGCAGCAACCTGGGCAAGCCCGCCACCCCCAGCGGCGGCTACGCCATGATCGTGGACGGCGCCGGGCGGGTGATCTACGCCAACGCGGGCGTGCGCGTCTACGAAAACGCCCCGTTTCCCTTCGCCGGGCAGCGGGAAGTGCCGATTCAGGATTTGCCGGTGCGCACCGCCACCCGCAAACTCAGTGGCTACGGCGACGGCGGCTTCGTGTGGGTCGGCTTGCCGGAGGACGCGCTGGTGCAGGCCCGGCAAAGCGCCTGGCGGCTGCTGTGGACGGCGCTGCTCGGCACGCCCGCCCTGATGCTGCTGCTCGGGTGGCTGGTGGGCCGCAGCGCCCTGAGCGGCCTCAAGCAGGCGGCCCGGCTGGCCGACCGCATCGACCCGGCCCAGACCGTCACGGCGCTGCCGCTGCCACACCAGGAAGACGAAGTTTACCGCCTGCTCACCGCCATCAACCGGCTGCTGGCCCGCATCGACATGCAGCAGGCCCGCGAAAAGCAGCTGCTCGGCCAGATCGTCCACGAACTCGGCGCGCCGCTGACGGTGCTGCGCGCCTCCCTCACCCAGGCGGCCCGGCGCAGCGGCGACCCCGATGTGAGCCGGGCCGCGCTGGTGGCCGACGAACTCACCTTCACCACGCAGGACCTGATGCAGCTGGCCCGTGGTCAGCTGGACATGAAGCTGGCCTGGCACTTCATTCCGGCGTCCACCTTGCAGGGCCGCCTCGACCGGCTGGTGGCGTCCACCACCTTCAGCGGCGATTGGAGCGGCATGGTGCTGTGTGACCCCGACCGGCTGACCCAGGCGCTGCGCAACCTGCTCGCCAACGCCCGGCGGGCGGCGGGGCCGGACGGCTGGGTCGAGGTCGAACTGAGCGAAACGCCGCAGCAGGTGCGCTTCAGCGTGCGCGATTCCGGCCCCGGCCTGCCGCCGGAACTGGGTGAGCGCATCTTCGAGCCCTTCGTCAGCGGCTCGAGCAGCAGCGGCCTGGGCCTGAGCGTGGCGCGGCAGATCGCCCAGGCGCACGGCGGCGAACTCATCGGCGGCAACCATCCCAGCGGCGGCGCGGCCTTTGTGCTGACCTTGCCGGGACCGGAACTCGGGGACGACGAGGGCGAGGGCGAAAGCGAGAACGGGCGTACGGATGAGGGCCGCGGGGGAGACGAGCCGGGCAGGCCCAGGCCGTTGCCAGCGGCCTTAAGCTGA
- a CDS encoding response regulator transcription factor gives MLSQLLIVEDDPHLGPLLRDYLSADYQVFHAATLAEAQNWLGTHSAQLILLDLNLPDGNGLDLVQSLRQYSSTPVLVLSARSHVQERVAGLNAGADDYLTKPFAMPELDARISALLRRTASGGSVNLGNTSLSTSSLTLTAEEQHVNLTEHESRILELMMRTPERVFSRADIESHLYGWETPNSNSVEVRISQLRKKLESVGSTLRVRTIRNVGYVLQA, from the coding sequence ATGCTCTCTCAACTGCTCATTGTCGAGGACGATCCGCATCTGGGGCCGCTGCTGCGCGATTACCTCAGCGCCGATTACCAGGTGTTTCACGCCGCCACGCTGGCCGAGGCGCAGAACTGGCTGGGCACCCACAGCGCCCAGCTGATCTTGCTCGACCTGAACCTGCCGGACGGCAACGGCCTGGACCTGGTGCAGTCGCTGCGGCAGTACAGCTCGACGCCGGTGCTGGTGCTCTCGGCGCGCAGCCATGTGCAGGAGCGGGTGGCGGGCCTCAACGCCGGGGCCGACGATTACCTCACCAAGCCGTTTGCCATGCCGGAACTCGACGCCCGCATCTCGGCTCTGCTGCGCCGCACCGCTTCGGGCGGCAGCGTCAACCTGGGCAACACCAGTTTGTCGACCAGCAGCCTGACGCTCACCGCCGAGGAGCAGCACGTCAACCTCACCGAGCACGAATCGCGCATTCTCGAACTGATGATGCGCACGCCCGAACGGGTGTTCTCGCGGGCCGACATCGAGTCTCACCTCTACGGCTGGGAAACGCCTAACAGCAACAGCGTGGAAGTGCGGATTTCTCAGCTGCGCAAAAAACTCGAATCGGTGGGCAGCACGCTGCGGGTGCGCACCATCCGCAACGTCGGCTACGTGCTTCAGGCCTAA
- a CDS encoding ABC transporter ATP-binding protein produces MTGAPLSPEAGRVRPEVPTLALMRRLFVYKPGLFAFNVLSWGLFHTLPAAFSYLISRIFAHLGEAQGLAQAGKNQHPAVAAAWLAVLLFAVARGSNIGIFAAAVRAWFKLWFTLDALLRRNLLAWLVLAPGSRRLPDTPAEAVSRFRDDVEDVAANTEVWVDASGFLIYSAVAITLMWRVDPLITLVVCAPLLLVVVFVQRLSPQIRTYRRRMRQATARVTDFLGETFGAVSAVKLSAHEPQMVSHLIRLGETRKAAALKDVLLTELIKGVNTNMINLGVGAVLLLGANLILRGRMNVGDFVLFFALLPRLTGSMGYFGDMIARHRRTGVSFERMNRLLQDAPLPQLVAHHDLHLEGEPPALPPRAGAEPLRTLDVEHLSAVHDNGRGLHDASFSLRRGEFVVITGRIGSGKSTLLRALLGLLPASGEVRWNGEVVQDPASFFVPPRSAYTAQLPQLFSDSLQDNVLMGEAAGEDVLGRALRLAVMEQDLRELPQGLLTQVGARGVKLSGGQVQRAAAARMLAQRADLLVFDDVSSALDAETERQLWLGLSTELPEATCLVVSHRRAALLRADRIVVMEEGRVVDQGRLGELLARSPQMRALWSGEEDEVAV; encoded by the coding sequence ATGACCGGCGCACCGCTCAGCCCGGAAGCGGGCCGCGTCCGCCCCGAGGTGCCCACGCTGGCGCTTATGCGCCGCCTGTTCGTGTACAAGCCGGGCCTGTTCGCCTTCAACGTGCTGTCGTGGGGGCTCTTTCACACCCTGCCGGCCGCGTTCAGCTACCTGATCTCGCGCATCTTCGCCCACCTCGGCGAAGCGCAGGGCCTGGCGCAGGCCGGCAAAAATCAGCATCCGGCCGTCGCCGCCGCCTGGCTGGCGGTGCTGCTGTTCGCCGTGGCGCGCGGCAGCAACATCGGCATCTTCGCCGCGGCGGTGCGCGCCTGGTTCAAGTTGTGGTTTACCCTCGACGCCCTGCTGCGGCGCAACCTGTTGGCCTGGCTGGTGCTGGCGCCGGGTTCGCGCCGCCTGCCCGACACCCCGGCCGAGGCGGTCAGCCGCTTCCGTGACGATGTGGAGGACGTGGCCGCCAACACCGAGGTCTGGGTGGACGCCAGCGGCTTTCTGATCTACAGCGCCGTGGCGATCACCCTGATGTGGCGGGTCGATCCGCTGATCACCCTGGTCGTCTGCGCGCCGCTGCTGCTGGTGGTGGTGTTCGTGCAGCGCTTATCTCCGCAGATTCGCACCTACCGCCGCCGGATGCGCCAGGCCACCGCCCGCGTCACCGACTTCCTGGGCGAGACCTTCGGGGCCGTCAGCGCCGTCAAGCTCTCGGCCCACGAGCCGCAGATGGTCTCGCACCTGATTCGCCTGGGCGAGACGCGCAAGGCGGCGGCCCTCAAGGACGTGCTGCTCACCGAGCTGATCAAGGGCGTCAACACCAACATGATCAACCTCGGCGTTGGCGCGGTGCTGCTGCTGGGAGCCAACCTGATTCTGCGCGGGCGCATGAACGTCGGCGACTTCGTGCTGTTCTTCGCGCTGCTGCCGCGCCTGACCGGCTCGATGGGCTACTTCGGCGACATGATCGCCCGCCACCGCCGCACCGGGGTGAGCTTCGAGCGCATGAACCGCCTGTTGCAAGACGCGCCGTTGCCGCAACTGGTGGCCCACCACGACCTGCACCTGGAAGGCGAGCCGCCCGCCCTGCCGCCGCGCGCCGGGGCCGAGCCGCTCCGTACCCTGGACGTCGAACACCTCAGCGCCGTGCACGACAACGGGCGCGGGCTGCACGACGCCAGCTTCTCGCTGCGCCGGGGCGAATTCGTGGTGATCACCGGGCGCATCGGCAGTGGCAAGAGCACCTTGCTGCGCGCCCTGCTGGGCCTGCTGCCGGCCAGCGGCGAGGTGCGCTGGAACGGCGAGGTGGTGCAGGACCCGGCCTCGTTCTTCGTGCCGCCGCGCAGCGCCTACACCGCCCAGCTGCCGCAGCTGTTCAGCGACAGCTTGCAGGACAACGTGCTGATGGGCGAAGCGGCCGGTGAGGATGTGCTGGGCCGGGCGCTGCGGCTGGCGGTGATGGAGCAGGACCTCCGCGAGTTGCCCCAGGGCCTGCTGACCCAGGTCGGCGCGCGCGGCGTCAAGCTCTCCGGCGGGCAGGTGCAGCGGGCGGCGGCAGCGCGGATGCTGGCCCAGCGCGCCGACCTGCTGGTGTTCGACGACGTGTCGAGCGCCCTGGACGCCGAGACCGAGCGCCAGCTGTGGCTGGGGCTGTCCACCGAACTGCCGGAAGCGACCTGCCTGGTGGTGTCGCACCGCCGGGCCGCCCTGCTGCGCGCCGATCGGATCGTGGTGATGGAGGAGGGCCGGGTGGTCGATCAGGGCCGCCTCGGCGAACTGCTCGCCCGCAGTCCCCAGATGCGCGCTTTGTGGAGCGGTGAGGAAGACGAAGTGGCTGTTTAG
- a CDS encoding ABC transporter ATP-binding protein yields MSLPAASSSPALKVLGQYLLPMWPRVLLLACLLIGSTLLTLTLPQLVARFVDTATAALAKNGAGLGALPVLTKLGLGYIGVALVVQLLSAGATYLGATIGWSATNELRADLTRHLLSLDMSYHKERTPGEMIERIDGDVTALSNFFSQFAVRVFGAALLLTGSVVMFFREDKLLGLGVLAFAAVTLLIMNKVRLKGIEPTRKEREASAQLFGFIEERLSGLDDVRSLGGGAYTLRKFLKVQRGFFHAQSKAGVDRTAVWQVSMLMFTLGYVGVIGSAVGLYAAGTITVGTALLLYQYMSMVEQPIDQLTQQLQDVQKAGASLLRVGEVLSLRTALPSGTRPLPAGPLALDFEDVSFAYEPDDAETRVLSEVTFSLAAGRTLGLLGRTGSGKSTLTRLISRLYDPTSGEVRLGGVSTQDADLTSLRSRVAVVTQDVQLFQASVRDNLTFFDERISDEQVKAALGEVGLLEWAEQLPEGLSTSLPAGSLSAGEAQLLAFARVMLRDPGLIVLDEPSSRLDPATEARLTAAMTRLLAGRSAVVIAHRLGTVARADDILVLGAGQVLEFGARDVLARRPGSHYAQLLRAGELRPDQLDEPTESGDLLGVLA; encoded by the coding sequence ATGTCTTTGCCCGCCGCTTCCTCTTCGCCGGCCCTCAAGGTGCTGGGCCAGTACCTGCTGCCGATGTGGCCGCGCGTGCTGCTGCTGGCGTGCCTGCTGATCGGCAGTACCCTGCTGACCCTTACCCTGCCGCAACTCGTCGCCCGCTTTGTGGACACCGCCACTGCCGCGCTCGCCAAGAACGGCGCGGGTCTGGGCGCGCTCCCGGTGCTCACCAAGCTGGGCCTGGGGTACATCGGCGTGGCCCTCGTGGTCCAGCTGCTCTCGGCCGGCGCGACCTACCTGGGGGCCACCATCGGCTGGAGCGCCACCAACGAGCTGCGCGCCGATCTGACCCGCCACCTGCTGAGCCTGGACATGAGTTACCACAAGGAGCGCACCCCCGGCGAGATGATCGAGCGCATCGACGGCGACGTGACGGCGCTGAGCAACTTCTTCTCGCAGTTCGCGGTGCGGGTGTTCGGCGCGGCCCTGCTGCTCACCGGCAGCGTCGTGATGTTTTTCCGTGAGGACAAGCTGCTGGGGCTGGGCGTGCTGGCCTTCGCCGCCGTGACGCTGCTGATCATGAACAAGGTGCGCCTCAAGGGTATCGAGCCCACCCGCAAGGAACGCGAGGCCAGCGCCCAGCTGTTCGGCTTCATCGAGGAACGGCTCTCGGGCCTGGACGACGTGCGCTCGCTGGGCGGTGGCGCCTATACCCTCCGCAAGTTCCTCAAGGTGCAGCGCGGCTTTTTTCATGCCCAGTCCAAGGCGGGCGTGGACCGCACGGCGGTGTGGCAGGTCAGCATGCTGATGTTCACGCTCGGCTACGTGGGCGTGATCGGCTCGGCGGTGGGCCTGTACGCGGCCGGCACCATCACGGTGGGCACCGCTTTGCTGCTCTATCAGTACATGAGCATGGTCGAGCAGCCGATCGACCAGCTCACCCAGCAGCTTCAGGACGTGCAGAAGGCCGGCGCCAGCTTGCTGCGGGTGGGCGAGGTGCTCAGCCTGCGCACCGCCTTGCCGTCCGGAACCCGCCCCCTGCCGGCCGGCCCCCTCGCGCTTGACTTCGAGGACGTGTCGTTCGCCTATGAACCTGACGACGCCGAGACGCGGGTGCTCAGCGAGGTGACGTTCTCGCTCGCGGCCGGGCGCACGCTGGGTCTGCTGGGCCGCACTGGCAGCGGCAAGTCCACCCTGACCCGGCTGATCTCGCGCCTCTACGACCCGACCTCCGGCGAGGTGCGGCTCGGCGGCGTCAGCACCCAGGACGCCGACCTGACTTCCCTGAGAAGCCGGGTGGCGGTGGTGACCCAGGACGTGCAGCTGTTTCAGGCCTCGGTGCGCGACAACCTGACCTTTTTCGACGAGCGCATTTCCGACGAACAGGTCAAGGCGGCGCTGGGCGAGGTGGGCCTGCTGGAGTGGGCCGAGCAACTGCCCGAGGGCCTGAGCACCAGCCTGCCCGCCGGCAGCTTGTCGGCCGGAGAAGCGCAGCTGCTGGCCTTCGCCCGCGTGATGCTGCGCGACCCCGGCCTGATCGTGCTCGACGAACCCAGCAGCCGCCTCGACCCGGCCACCGAGGCCCGCCTGACCGCCGCCATGACCCGCCTGCTCGCGGGCCGCAGCGCGGTGGTGATCGCCCACCGTCTGGGCACGGTGGCCCGCGCCGACGACATTTTGGTGTTGGGTGCCGGCCAGGTGCTGGAGTTCGGCGCCCGCGACGTGCTGGCCCGGCGCCCCGGCAGCCACTACGCCCAGCTGCTGCGCGCCGGCGAACTGCGCCCGGATCAGCTGGACGAACCCACCGAATCCGGCGACCTGCTGGGGGTGCTGGCATGA
- a CDS encoding metalloenzyme domain protein — MSGIVWLALDGVGHPKDAPPGSAWEQELPALRPLIEAGLPLDATLGVPGLPQSGTGQSCWLTGQDAVRRMGRGGAGEHFGPYPGPTLQALLREASLPVRLKRGGGSAALLNFYPPGYFAAHARRPRHGCFPYAFLAAGLTLNPPGLPSVAPTLGLGYAAPWPATLGLDEVQRSGEAVARAAGGHDLLVLDLWLSDLLGHQGRPDAPLELLSAGRRYLRHLDALLAGLLGAGARVAISSDHGNFENLGVKSHTLARVPFAGSGVDLGRPGNIAEAGAVMAGWFGLG, encoded by the coding sequence ATGAGTGGCATCGTCTGGCTGGCCCTCGACGGCGTGGGGCATCCCAAAGACGCGCCGCCGGGCTCGGCCTGGGAACAGGAGCTGCCTGCCCTGCGCCCCCTGATCGAGGCGGGCCTCCCCCTCGACGCCACGCTGGGTGTGCCGGGATTGCCGCAGTCCGGCACCGGGCAGAGCTGCTGGCTCACCGGGCAGGACGCCGTGCGGCGGATGGGGCGGGGCGGGGCGGGCGAGCACTTCGGCCCGTATCCCGGCCCCACCCTGCAGGCGCTGCTGCGCGAGGCTTCGTTGCCGGTACGGCTGAAACGTGGGGGCGGCTCGGCGGCCCTGCTCAACTTCTACCCGCCGGGCTACTTCGCCGCCCACGCCCGGCGGCCCCGGCACGGCTGCTTTCCTTACGCATTCCTGGCCGCCGGGCTGACACTCAATCCGCCGGGCCTGCCGAGCGTGGCGCCCACGCTGGGCCTGGGGTACGCCGCGCCCTGGCCAGCGACCCTCGGGCTGGACGAGGTGCAGCGCAGCGGCGAGGCCGTGGCCCGCGCGGCCGGGGGCCACGACCTGCTGGTGCTGGATTTGTGGCTGAGCGACCTACTGGGCCACCAGGGGAGGCCGGACGCGCCGCTGGAACTCCTCAGCGCGGGCCGGCGCTACCTGCGCCACCTCGACGCCCTGCTCGCCGGGTTGCTCGGGGCCGGCGCGCGGGTGGCGATCAGTAGCGACCATGGCAACTTCGAGAACCTCGGCGTCAAGTCGCACACCCTGGCGCGGGTGCCGTTCGCCGGAAGCGGCGTGGACCTGGGCCGACCCGGCAACATCGCCGAGGCCGGCGCGGTGATGGCGGGCTGGTTCGGGCTGGGCTGA
- a CDS encoding phytoene desaturase family protein yields MAGLRQADYDVLVMGAGHNALVTAAYAAQAGLKVGVFERRHLVGGAVSTEELVPGYRFDYGGSAHILIRMTKVVQELELGRYGLHYLEVDPMFQASDGETPWFIYRDAERTVHELNEIFPGQGDAYRQFLSDWTPFADAVAELFNSAPGPLELGKMLINSGKGRDMSRQLASILRPYGDVARETFSEERVRAPLTWMAAQSGPPPSDILSAPFLLWHPLYHRGGVARPKGGSGGLTRALKRAIEENGGDVFVNAPVKRILVENGKVTGLELEDGSRFSGKAVVAGSHILTTAAALPDEYVPEAAKRVRVGNGFGMILRLALSGQVKYRHHTEPDSRVALGLLIKNERQLMKAYGEYLAGEPTTDPPIIAMSFSAVDDALAPPGCDVLWLWAQYYPYELAHGTWESRVAEARENILNAFEHYAPGTRDLIVGELVQTPQWLESNLGLHRGNVMHLEMSFDQMFSFRPWMQASQYKWPGVKALYLTGASTHPGGGIMGASGRNAAQVLLHDLTRRQVWGLGRGP; encoded by the coding sequence ATGGCCGGACTCAGACAAGCGGATTACGACGTACTGGTGATGGGTGCGGGCCACAACGCCCTGGTGACGGCGGCCTACGCCGCGCAGGCGGGGCTGAAGGTGGGCGTCTTCGAGCGGCGGCATCTGGTGGGCGGGGCCGTGAGCACCGAGGAACTCGTGCCCGGCTACCGCTTCGACTACGGCGGCAGCGCCCACATCCTGATCCGCATGACCAAGGTGGTGCAGGAACTCGAGCTCGGCAGGTACGGCCTGCACTACCTCGAAGTGGACCCGATGTTCCAGGCGTCCGACGGCGAGACGCCCTGGTTTATCTACCGCGACGCCGAGCGCACCGTTCACGAACTCAACGAAATCTTTCCCGGCCAGGGCGACGCCTACCGCCAGTTCCTGTCCGACTGGACGCCGTTCGCCGACGCGGTGGCCGAGCTGTTCAACTCGGCGCCGGGACCGCTGGAACTCGGCAAGATGCTCATCAACAGCGGCAAGGGCCGCGACATGAGCCGCCAGCTGGCCAGCATTCTGCGGCCCTACGGCGACGTGGCCCGCGAAACCTTCAGCGAGGAGCGGGTGCGCGCGCCTCTTACCTGGATGGCCGCCCAGTCGGGGCCGCCGCCCTCGGACATCCTCAGCGCGCCGTTTTTGCTGTGGCACCCGCTGTACCACCGGGGCGGGGTGGCCCGGCCCAAGGGTGGCAGCGGCGGCCTGACCCGGGCGCTTAAGCGCGCCATCGAGGAAAACGGCGGCGACGTGTTCGTGAACGCGCCGGTAAAGCGCATTCTGGTCGAGAACGGCAAGGTGACGGGCCTGGAACTCGAAGACGGCAGCCGCTTTAGCGGCAAGGCGGTGGTGGCCGGCAGCCACATCCTGACCACCGCCGCCGCCCTGCCCGACGAGTACGTGCCGGAAGCGGCCAAGCGGGTGCGGGTCGGCAACGGGTTCGGGATGATCCTGCGCCTGGCCCTCAGCGGCCAGGTCAAGTACCGCCACCACACCGAGCCGGATTCGCGGGTGGCACTGGGCTTACTCATCAAGAATGAGCGCCAGCTGATGAAGGCCTACGGCGAGTACCTGGCCGGGGAGCCGACCACCGACCCGCCGATCATCGCCATGAGCTTCTCGGCGGTGGACGACGCCCTGGCCCCGCCCGGCTGCGACGTGCTGTGGCTGTGGGCGCAGTACTACCCCTACGAACTGGCCCACGGCACCTGGGAGAGCCGGGTGGCCGAGGCCCGCGAGAACATCCTGAACGCCTTCGAGCACTACGCGCCCGGCACCCGCGACCTGATCGTGGGCGAGCTGGTGCAGACCCCGCAGTGGCTGGAGAGCAACCTCGGCCTGCACCGGGGCAACGTGATGCACCTGGAGATGAGTTTCGACCAGATGTTCTCGTTCCGGCCCTGGATGCAGGCCAGCCAGTACAAGTGGCCGGGCGTGAAGGCGCTCTACCTCACAGGGGCCAGCACCCACCCCGGCGGCGGCATCATGGGCGCCTCGGGCCGCAACGCCGCGCAGGTGCTGCTGCACGACCTGACCCGCCGCCAGGTCTGGGGGCTGGGGCGCGGGCCGTGA
- a CDS encoding carotenoid biosynthesis protein, with translation MTYLQYHLVFIVPVLLVLTLFTWRQTRGGRSPAGAFRPEPHWAWRTFLLFPLIPLLYTTPWDNYLVYKQVWNYPPERVLGRLGYVPIEEYAFFILQTLITGLWLYFLLRRHNAPERGAQVSVSPLLTRWGQSALWLGVAFAGVVMLRFEATFYLGLILSWAAPVLSGLSAFGGDLVLGRPRTFWWAVLPPTLYLWATDFFAIGQGIWSISPRFTLGWNLGGVLPIEEMTFFLITNLLIVTGLLAFLHPVALARVQVLRRVFQPWQGFVLLYALLKIPVPLWPQGFALLGTLSTAALFLAALSWAWQQVGVRALGPALLAFGVGLGVEVLGSRTGFPFGHYSYAGAPGLTLLGVPLLVPLGWFAMTLAAGVLTRGRAWLAGLLLVAWDVGLEPLMTAQGFWQWQDPGALWAGAPIQNFVGWWAVGSGLVWAVQRLTPQLFDRPAPPTTSFAAAYLIEAAFLSAGLLLLGLPGAALLTAAAMGLMIALTLRQRPAPRQAAPSK, from the coding sequence GTGACTTACCTTCAGTACCACCTCGTTTTTATCGTGCCGGTGCTGCTGGTGCTGACGCTGTTCACCTGGCGCCAGACGCGGGGCGGGCGCTCACCCGCCGGGGCCTTCCGGCCTGAACCCCACTGGGCCTGGCGCACCTTTTTGCTGTTTCCGCTGATTCCGCTGCTCTACACCACCCCCTGGGACAACTATCTGGTGTACAAGCAGGTCTGGAACTATCCGCCGGAACGGGTGCTGGGCCGCCTCGGCTACGTGCCCATCGAGGAGTACGCCTTTTTCATCCTGCAGACGCTGATCACCGGGCTGTGGCTCTACTTCCTGCTGCGGCGCCACAACGCCCCGGAACGTGGAGCGCAGGTCTCGGTCTCACCGCTGCTGACCCGCTGGGGCCAGAGCGCCTTGTGGCTGGGCGTGGCCTTCGCGGGCGTGGTGATGCTGCGCTTCGAGGCGACCTTCTACCTGGGCCTGATTCTCAGCTGGGCCGCCCCGGTCCTGTCGGGGCTGAGCGCGTTCGGCGGCGACCTGGTGCTGGGCCGGCCACGCACCTTCTGGTGGGCGGTGCTGCCACCCACCCTGTACTTGTGGGCCACCGACTTCTTCGCCATAGGACAGGGCATCTGGAGCATCTCGCCGCGCTTTACCCTGGGCTGGAACCTGGGCGGGGTGTTGCCGATCGAGGAGATGACCTTTTTCCTGATCACCAACCTGCTGATCGTCACCGGCCTGCTGGCCTTCCTGCATCCGGTGGCGCTGGCGCGGGTGCAGGTGCTGCGGCGGGTGTTTCAACCGTGGCAGGGATTTGTGCTGCTGTACGCCCTGCTCAAGATTCCGGTGCCGCTGTGGCCGCAGGGATTTGCGCTGCTCGGCACGCTCAGCACGGCGGCGCTGTTTCTGGCGGCGCTCAGCTGGGCCTGGCAGCAGGTGGGGGTGCGGGCGCTGGGACCGGCGCTGCTGGCCTTTGGCGTGGGCCTGGGGGTAGAAGTGCTGGGCAGCCGCACAGGGTTTCCCTTCGGCCACTACAGCTACGCCGGCGCGCCGGGCCTGACCCTCCTGGGCGTGCCGCTGCTGGTGCCGCTGGGCTGGTTTGCCATGACGCTGGCCGCCGGGGTGCTCACCCGGGGCCGCGCCTGGCTGGCGGGTCTGCTGCTGGTCGCCTGGGACGTGGGGCTGGAACCGCTGATGACCGCGCAGGGCTTCTGGCAGTGGCAGGACCCTGGAGCGTTGTGGGCCGGCGCGCCGATTCAGAACTTCGTGGGCTGGTGGGCGGTGGGCAGCGGGCTGGTGTGGGCCGTCCAGCGCCTGACCCCCCAGCTGTTTGACCGCCCCGCGCCGCCCACCACGTCCTTCGCGGCGGCCTACCTGATCGAGGCGGCCTTCTTGAGCGCCGGGCTGCTGCTGCTGGGCCTGCCGGGCGCGGCCCTGCTGACCGCCGCCGCGATGGGGTTGATGATCGCGCTGACGCTGCGCCAACGCCCGGCGCCCCGGCAGGCGGCGCCCTCGAAATGA